In Nonomuraea sp. NBC_00507, the following are encoded in one genomic region:
- a CDS encoding ABC transporter substrate-binding protein: MSTSVSSGTVLSRRGALGLLGAAAAVPVLAACGGRNPAERSSAAVTLATTIATQQDQKFLTEWLGRFTEQTGIQVRTRFYPDQQYANSIQLLFQGDDRPDVFRLVKQPAEMPAAVLKGWIQPLDGFPELITTLERDYPAQARDATTSGLHVGEDLYGMPSLTHRPWGACRPLMYNAALMDKYGVGTPPTTWSELREAAEKITRDAKGEVFGFGLVGQIPEPLGVTVYALQNTAGPQMTDPSGTPINYQTGEPGAGHPSFVEAVALLRDLVARKVVPVGWENLKPPQFFQQFASGRVAMAVIPSWWSGEIRKLKPDIELGYAPLPVPDSGRKGYGAIGVAKNPGSIQPYWGISKGSANAAAAARVLAFLAGLEPQRAYYEMSKIPTALADKYADRLSQDDRRLLELARETQRLAPNPLTRSSGAITVLAGIAQNSPKPTQAEIFFDAINGKIDYKAAADELDAKLGRVFAEELKKVQDKGVDIDRGTFTFADWDPMKDYTTR, translated from the coding sequence ATGTCGACAAGCGTCTCATCGGGAACAGTACTGTCCCGCCGCGGTGCGCTGGGGCTTCTCGGCGCGGCGGCGGCGGTTCCCGTCCTGGCGGCCTGCGGTGGCCGGAACCCCGCCGAGCGGAGCTCCGCCGCAGTGACCCTCGCCACCACCATCGCGACCCAACAGGACCAGAAATTCCTGACGGAATGGCTGGGCAGGTTCACCGAGCAGACCGGCATCCAGGTGCGCACCCGTTTCTATCCGGACCAGCAGTATGCCAACTCCATCCAGCTCCTCTTCCAGGGCGATGACAGGCCCGACGTCTTCCGCCTGGTGAAGCAGCCGGCGGAGATGCCCGCGGCCGTTCTGAAGGGCTGGATCCAGCCGCTCGACGGCTTCCCCGAGCTCATCACCACCCTGGAACGCGACTATCCCGCGCAGGCCCGCGACGCGACGACCAGCGGCCTGCACGTGGGAGAGGACCTGTATGGCATGCCGTCGCTGACCCACCGGCCGTGGGGGGCCTGCCGCCCGCTGATGTACAACGCCGCGCTGATGGACAAGTACGGCGTCGGCACGCCGCCTACGACCTGGAGCGAATTGCGTGAGGCGGCCGAGAAGATCACCCGCGATGCCAAGGGCGAAGTGTTCGGCTTCGGGCTGGTGGGCCAGATCCCCGAGCCGCTGGGGGTGACCGTGTACGCCCTGCAGAACACCGCGGGCCCGCAGATGACCGACCCCTCGGGCACGCCCATCAACTACCAGACCGGTGAGCCGGGCGCGGGCCATCCTTCGTTCGTCGAGGCCGTTGCCCTGCTGCGGGACCTGGTCGCGCGCAAGGTGGTGCCGGTCGGGTGGGAGAACCTCAAGCCGCCGCAGTTCTTCCAGCAGTTCGCGTCGGGCAGGGTCGCGATGGCGGTGATCCCCTCCTGGTGGTCGGGAGAGATCCGCAAGCTCAAGCCGGACATCGAGCTCGGATACGCTCCGCTGCCCGTGCCCGACTCCGGGCGCAAGGGCTACGGCGCCATCGGCGTCGCGAAGAACCCGGGGAGCATCCAGCCGTACTGGGGGATCAGCAAGGGCTCGGCCAACGCGGCGGCCGCCGCTCGGGTGCTCGCGTTCCTCGCCGGGCTGGAACCGCAACGCGCCTACTACGAAATGAGCAAGATACCGACCGCACTGGCCGACAAGTACGCCGACCGGCTCAGCCAGGACGACCGGCGGCTGCTCGAGCTCGCCCGGGAGACCCAGCGGCTGGCCCCGAACCCGCTCACCCGGAGCTCAGGTGCGATCACGGTGCTGGCCGGGATCGCACAGAACTCCCCCAAGCCGACCCAGGCGGAGATCTTCTTCGACGCGATCAACGGAAAGATCGACTACAAGGCCGCGGCGGACGAACTCGACGCGAAGCTCGGCAGGGTCTTCGCCGAGGAACTGAAGAAGGTCCAGGACAAGGGGGTCGACATCGATCGCGGGACCTTCACGTTCGCCGACTGGGATCCGATGAAGGATTACACCACCCGCTGA